A genome region from Streptomyces pratensis includes the following:
- a CDS encoding roadblock/LC7 domain-containing protein has translation MSQAAQNLNWLITNFVDNTPGVSHTVVVSADGLLLAMSEGFPRDRADQLAAVASGLTSLTAGASRIFEGGAVSQTVVEMERGFLFLMSISDGSSLAVLAHPDADIGLVGYEMALLVDRAGTVLTPDLRAELQGSLLH, from the coding sequence ATGAGTCAGGCCGCGCAGAATCTGAACTGGCTGATCACAAACTTCGTGGACAACACCCCAGGGGTGTCCCACACGGTTGTGGTCTCCGCGGATGGCCTGCTGCTGGCGATGTCCGAAGGTTTCCCGCGCGACCGCGCCGATCAGCTGGCGGCCGTCGCCTCCGGTCTGACGTCGCTCACCGCGGGCGCCTCCCGGATCTTCGAAGGCGGCGCCGTGAGCCAGACGGTCGTGGAGATGGAGAGAGGTTTCCTCTTCCTCATGTCCATCTCGGACGGGTCCTCACTCGCCGTCCTCGCGCATCCGGACGCGGACATCGGTCTGGTCGGGTACGAGATGGCACTCCTCGTGGACCGCGCGGGGACCGTCCTCACCCCTGACCTCCGTGCCGAACTACAAGGCAGTCTGCTCCACTAG
- a CDS encoding nitrate- and nitrite sensing domain-containing protein codes for MGSPQPRQGRGDTPAEQEPRGGNDRGSSPQHAQNPGAAGDGGDRAGTTSTGSAEAPAPVKPSGPSSAGSRLALRNWRISTRLVSLLALPVVAATTLGGLRINESMNDMDQLEHMQLLTQMTRKATALANALQEERDRAAGPLSNGVKATDYKVTQPRERTDRAKAAFFEATDEIGNTPGDAALDSIHASVSQIGTQLGNITSIRKDAYAAGSPSLNTVDQYSQLITSLLSLSQDMAQATSNPEMIKRTRALAAFSSSKEYASVERAIIAAALPGASSDKTHLNDNDQAFGRNALSKASSTLKTFETTYESTGKSSAELLAPLESGNPEITAADIYAKKVLDSPLGMEGSGGKTRTHLDWYDQSSNKINAMNTIEATLLGEMESKARELREESQRDAILNGAIILIVLGVSLVGAFVVARSMIRSLRRLQDTATRVAQDRLPELVKQLSETDPQDVDTSVESVGIHSRDEIGQVATAFDDVHREAVRLAAEQALLRGNVNAMFTNLSRRSQGLIQRQLSLISELESREADPDQLSSLFKLDHLATRMRRNGENLLVLAGEEPGRRWTRPVPLVDVLRAAASEVEQYERIELAAVPATEVAGRVVNDLVHLLAELLENATSFSSPQTKVRVTGHALPDGRVLVEIHDTGIGLSPEDLAAINERLASPPTVDVSVSRRMGLFVVGRLSLRHGIRIQLRPSDSGGTTALVMLPMEVAHGGKQPPKPGQQGGGAPGGLLAGGGAPAGGQRPGLGGPASAPANGLGASAPRGQVGAGSGPRAALPSRDGGPRQPQQGNGPQSPGLPGQGRSDAPRQGGGLAGAFAGGARPGARPPQDPPAGTDSGRPNLFGHSGQQSGPPSRQAPQQAELGQGGPQQPGGPGRQLPPSGGPRAELPGGNPQRPQSTSWGVEEQGAPRRTQPDSPRGHEEHDTGRFARPGTSAPNQPFTPPNQRPPMNDRQGPGATAEFARPDFSAPQAPQAPQAHDPASTAQFARPDFNAPMPQDQGFGAQAPQHPQAPAPHRDDNAGFGAPRPPAPSAGELPHRPALPQQHEMLPPAGPGDGRTPLYDTLETNWFHGPQQGGQQPPAAEPQAPAAPQPAGTPPPAMPRRGAADTGVTSSWRASPNDELVRQAERVKKPAAGGITTSGLPRRVPRANLVPGTAQQQNHQSGPQVSRAPDDVRGRLTNLRRGIQQGRQANNGPSTGSFQLGPTHQQER; via the coding sequence ATGGGGTCGCCCCAGCCCCGCCAGGGCCGAGGGGACACCCCGGCCGAGCAGGAACCGCGCGGTGGGAACGACCGCGGTTCCTCGCCCCAGCACGCCCAGAATCCCGGTGCGGCCGGCGACGGCGGTGACCGCGCCGGGACGACGAGCACGGGCAGCGCGGAGGCCCCGGCGCCCGTCAAGCCGTCCGGCCCCTCCTCCGCCGGCTCACGCCTTGCCCTGCGCAACTGGCGAATCAGCACGCGTCTGGTCTCCCTGCTCGCTCTCCCCGTGGTGGCGGCGACCACCCTGGGCGGGCTGCGCATCAACGAGTCCATGAACGACATGGACCAGCTGGAGCACATGCAGCTGCTCACCCAGATGACCCGGAAGGCGACCGCGCTCGCCAACGCGCTCCAGGAGGAGCGCGACAGGGCCGCCGGCCCGCTGTCCAACGGCGTGAAGGCCACCGACTACAAGGTCACCCAGCCCCGCGAGCGCACCGACCGCGCCAAGGCCGCCTTCTTCGAGGCCACGGACGAGATCGGCAACACCCCCGGCGACGCCGCGCTGGACAGCATCCACGCGAGCGTCAGCCAGATCGGGACGCAGCTGGGCAACATCACCAGCATCCGCAAGGACGCGTACGCCGCCGGCAGCCCGAGCCTCAACACGGTCGACCAGTACAGCCAGCTGATCACGTCGCTGCTGAGCCTTTCGCAGGACATGGCGCAGGCCACCAGCAACCCGGAGATGATCAAGCGCACGCGTGCGCTGGCGGCCTTCTCGTCCTCCAAGGAGTACGCCTCCGTGGAGCGCGCGATCATCGCCGCTGCACTGCCGGGCGCGAGCAGCGACAAGACGCACCTGAACGACAACGACCAGGCGTTCGGGCGCAACGCGCTCAGCAAGGCGAGCTCGACCCTCAAGACGTTCGAGACGACCTACGAGTCCACGGGCAAGAGCTCCGCCGAGCTGCTGGCACCGCTGGAGAGCGGTAATCCCGAGATCACCGCCGCCGACATCTACGCGAAGAAGGTGCTCGACAGCCCCCTGGGCATGGAGGGCAGCGGCGGCAAGACGCGCACGCACCTGGACTGGTACGACCAGAGCTCCAACAAGATCAATGCCATGAACACCATCGAGGCGACCCTCCTCGGTGAGATGGAGAGCAAGGCACGCGAGCTGCGTGAGGAGTCGCAGCGAGACGCGATCCTCAACGGTGCGATCATCCTCATCGTCCTCGGGGTGTCGCTGGTCGGCGCCTTCGTCGTGGCGCGGTCCATGATCCGGTCGCTGCGACGGCTGCAGGACACCGCGACCCGGGTCGCCCAGGACCGGCTGCCCGAGCTCGTCAAGCAGCTCTCGGAGACGGACCCGCAGGACGTCGACACCTCCGTCGAGTCGGTCGGCATCCACTCCCGTGACGAGATCGGCCAGGTGGCCACGGCCTTCGACGACGTGCACCGCGAGGCCGTCCGTCTGGCCGCCGAGCAGGCGCTGCTGCGAGGCAACGTCAACGCGATGTTCACCAACCTCTCGCGCCGCAGCCAGGGCCTCATCCAGCGCCAGCTCTCGCTCATCTCCGAGCTCGAGTCGCGCGAGGCCGACCCGGACCAGCTGTCCTCACTCTTCAAGCTCGACCACCTCGCGACCCGAATGCGCCGTAACGGCGAGAACCTCCTCGTCCTCGCGGGTGAGGAGCCGGGCCGCCGGTGGACCCGGCCCGTGCCGCTGGTCGACGTGCTCCGTGCCGCCGCCTCCGAGGTGGAGCAGTACGAGCGCATCGAACTGGCCGCGGTGCCCGCCACCGAGGTCGCCGGCCGCGTCGTCAACGACCTCGTGCACCTCCTCGCCGAGCTGCTCGAGAACGCCACGTCGTTCTCCTCGCCGCAGACGAAGGTCCGGGTCACCGGTCACGCGCTGCCCGACGGCCGTGTGCTCGTCGAGATCCACGACACGGGTATCGGCCTCTCCCCCGAGGACCTGGCCGCGATCAACGAGCGGCTCGCCTCACCGCCCACCGTGGACGTCTCGGTGTCCCGCCGCATGGGTCTGTTCGTGGTCGGCCGGCTGTCCTTGCGTCACGGCATCCGCATCCAGCTGCGGCCCTCCGACTCCGGCGGCACGACCGCGCTGGTCATGCTCCCCATGGAGGTCGCGCACGGCGGCAAGCAGCCGCCGAAGCCGGGCCAGCAGGGCGGCGGAGCCCCGGGCGGACTCCTCGCCGGCGGAGGCGCTCCCGCGGGTGGCCAGCGTCCTGGTCTCGGCGGCCCCGCCTCGGCTCCCGCCAACGGGCTCGGAGCGTCCGCTCCGCGCGGGCAGGTCGGTGCAGGTTCGGGTCCCCGGGCCGCGCTGCCCTCACGCGACGGCGGACCGCGTCAGCCCCAGCAGGGCAACGGCCCGCAGAGCCCCGGCCTGCCCGGTCAGGGCCGTTCCGATGCCCCGCGTCAGGGCGGTGGCCTCGCCGGTGCCTTCGCCGGTGGTGCCCGTCCTGGAGCACGCCCCCCGCAGGACCCCCCGGCCGGTACGGACTCGGGCCGGCCCAACCTCTTCGGCCACTCCGGCCAGCAGAGCGGCCCGCCCTCGCGGCAGGCTCCGCAGCAGGCCGAGCTCGGCCAGGGCGGCCCGCAGCAGCCCGGCGGCCCCGGCCGCCAGCTTCCGCCCTCCGGCGGACCGCGGGCCGAGCTGCCCGGTGGCAACCCGCAGCGGCCGCAGAGCACCAGCTGGGGCGTCGAGGAGCAGGGTGCGCCCCGGCGTACGCAGCCGGACTCGCCGCGTGGCCACGAGGAGCACGACACGGGCAGGTTCGCCCGGCCGGGCACCTCTGCCCCGAACCAGCCGTTCACCCCGCCGAACCAGCGTCCGCCGATGAACGACCGTCAGGGCCCCGGTGCCACTGCGGAGTTCGCCCGCCCGGACTTCTCGGCCCCGCAGGCGCCCCAGGCACCGCAGGCCCATGACCCGGCGAGCACCGCGCAGTTCGCCCGCCCCGACTTCAACGCCCCGATGCCGCAGGACCAGGGCTTCGGCGCCCAGGCCCCGCAGCACCCGCAGGCGCCCGCACCTCACCGCGACGACAACGCCGGGTTCGGCGCGCCGCGCCCGCCGGCCCCGTCCGCGGGTGAGCTGCCGCACCGACCGGCCCTGCCGCAGCAGCACGAGATGCTGCCGCCGGCCGGTCCGGGCGACGGGCGCACGCCGCTGTACGACACACTGGAGACGAACTGGTTCCACGGACCGCAGCAGGGCGGCCAGCAGCCGCCCGCCGCGGAGCCGCAGGCACCGGCCGCACCCCAGCCCGCCGGCACCCCGCCTCCGGCCATGCCGCGGCGTGGTGCGGCCGACACCGGCGTCACCAGTTCGTGGCGCGCTTCACCCAACGACGAGCTCGTCCGACAGGCCGAGCGGGTCAAGAAGCCCGCCGCGGGCGGGATCACCACCTCCGGACTGCCCCGCCGTGTCCCACGTGCCAATTTGGTACCGGGCACTGCTCAGCAGCAGAATCATCAGTCCGGACCTCAGGTTTCGCGTGCGCCCGATGACGTACGCGGCCGTCTGACCAATCTCCGCCGGGGCATCCAGCAGGGACGACAGGCCAACAACGGCCCGTCTACCGGCAGTTTCCAACTCGGCCCCACTCACCAGCAGGAGCGTTAG